The Rhopalosiphum padi isolate XX-2018 unplaced genomic scaffold, ASM2088224v1 scaffold1, whole genome shotgun sequence genome has a window encoding:
- the LOC132931201 gene encoding uncharacterized protein LOC132931201, producing MQSNETPTCNVSKNSAMAKVLQQCKLIVWDECTMAHKKSLEALDRTLKDPRSNNNRFGGAMIFLAGDFRQTLPVIPRSTPADELNACLKSSSLWKHVKVLHLGKNMRVELQNDQSGNIFSKQLIDIGNGTLPIDMLTGCINFPQSFCQLTRSKDELIQKVFPDVSQNYRNHDWLSERAILAAKNIDVNELN from the coding sequence ATGCAAAGCAATGAAACTCCAACCTGCAACGTTTCGAAGAACTCTGCAATGGCAAAGGTTTTGCAGCAATGTAAATTGATTGTTTGGGATGAATGCACGATGGCACATAAAAAATCTTTGGAGGCTTTGGACAGAACCTTAAAAGATCCACGGagcaataataaccgatttggTGGTGCAATGATTTTTTTAGCAGGAGATTTTCGTCAAACATTGCCGGTGATTCCACGATCAACGCCAGCTGATGAACTAAATGCATGTCTAAAGTCCTCCAGTTTGTGGAAACATGTCAAAGTACTTCATTTGGGCAAGAATATGCGCGTCGAGTTGCAAAATGACCAATCTGGAAACATATTCTCTAAACAACTCATTGACATTGGTAATGGCACATTACCTATAGACATGTTGACTGGCTGCATTAACTTTCCCCAAAGTTTTTGTCAGTTAACTCGATCAAAAGATGAACTTATTCAGAAGGTGTTTCCAGATGTTTCTCAAAATTACAGAAACCATGATTGGTTGAGCGAACGAGCTATACTGGCTGCAAAAAACATAGatgtaaatgaattaaattaa
- the LOC132931432 gene encoding uncharacterized protein LOC132931432 codes for MWSIVAFKDNSVEVVPSNWFNNEMCAWPKKNLRSYIDSQVSPNEKCFRYLSARKLGKDLNNYKIAEEKANLAKLTSDLSTNESSQENDKNKPKLKRKLSLDKQTKDIANFWSPDSGDVYDDSDTDPLYSPALNTV; via the exons atgtggTCAATTGTTGCTTTCAAAGACAATTCCGTAGAAGTTGTCCCATCAAATTGGTTTAACAATGAAATGTGTGCttggccaaaaaaaaatttaagatcaTACATAGATAGTCAAGTATCgccaaatgaaaaatgttttcgtTATTTAAGTGCTCGCAAACTAGGAAAAGATTTAA ataattataaaattgccgAGGAAAAAGCTAATCTGGCTAAACTAACATCTGATTTGTCCACAAATGAATCTTCTCAagaaaatgacaaaaataaacctAAATTGAAAAGAAAACTATCGCTTGATAAACAAACTAAAGACATTGCAAATTTCTGGAGCCCAGATTCTGGTGATGtttatg ATGATAGTGATACTGATCCACTATACTCTCCAGCATTAAATACTGTTTaa
- the LOC132931161 gene encoding uncharacterized protein LOC132931161 codes for MRSLHEKIDKIEEMIRNNTMNSNAELNKDASVSDLFISLNSDFPLEDEDALQTFENKLLDNNYRIQLVAELARYVRNTLPSTIRAMMRFLFKDTLLQEYSYKGQKKKKVFSTLGASSIIFDAVKNMKRYQKHDKIDVEQPMKIFIAGAKFREHKIVELQSNTL; via the exons ATGAGATCACTTCATGAAAAGATTGATAAAATTGAAGAAATGATCAGAAACAACACAATGAACAGCAATGCTGAATTGAACAAAGATGCAAGTGTAtcagatttatttatatcactAAACAGTGATTTTCCTTTAGAGGATGAAGATGCTCttcaaacatttgaaaataagcTGTTAGATAACAATTATAGGATACAATTA GTGGCTGAACTTGCCCGTTATGTGCGCAATACATTACCAAGTACCATAAGGGCTATGATGCGTTTTCTTTTCAAAGACACTTTACTACAAGAGTATAGTTATAAGgggcaaaagaaaaaaaaagtgttttcaaCTCTTGGAGCTAGCTCTATTATATTTG atgctGTGAAAAACATGAAACGTTATCAAAAGCACGATAAAATTGATGTGGAACAACCTATGAAAATTTTTATAGCTGGTGCGAAATTTAGAGAGCACAAAATTGTGGAACTacaatcaaatacattataa
- the LOC132931202 gene encoding uncharacterized protein LOC132931202, giving the protein MDDSLNNKEVLSSFLDGSTWKNMRSKFKKQFVFPIFLYYDDVEMGNPLGSHSGIHKMGCVYYTVAGLPPEYLSSLDNIFPAFLFHTQDRGYQSIPNKQMFSALIKELESLQEEGIMISIDGKEIKIYFSLGLVLGDNFGLNSILGFVESFSANFYCRICRSPKQELQRMCRQSNLSLRNAINYESDVQLKNVHKTGVHEQCIFHKIQHFHVTENLVCDCMHDIPEGVARYDMALIISGLIEQGYFTLNELNNRICLFNYGTTERKNVPPLIRESNIKKGNIIMSASEMLCLIRYFSLMVGELVPRSSEYWKLYLLLLQITNLCCARKIQKDSSFLLDSLVSEHNKLYLFLSKSTLKPKFHMLTHYGHILRKNGPFTLTSSLRFEAKHKTLKALANAIPCRINLGYTISYKLQLQMVNRLLLGY; this is encoded by the coding sequence ATGGATGATTCTTTAAACAATAAAGAGGTGCTATCTTCATTTTTAGATGGTTCAACATGGAAGAATATGAGATCCAAGTTTAAAAAACAGTTTGTGTTccctatttttctttattacgATGATGTAGAAATGGGAAATCCTCTTGGATCTCACTCTGGTATTCACAAAATGGGTTGTGTTTATTACACAGTTGCTGGGCTCCCCCCAGAATACTTATCTTCACTAGATAATATATTTCCTGCTTTTTTATTTCACACACAAGATAGAGGATATCAATCTATTCCTAATAAACAAATGTTTTCAGCTCTAATAAAAGAATTAGAAAGTTTGCAAGAAGAGGGTATTATGATTAGTATTGAtggtaaagaaattaaaatttatttttctctagGTTTAGTTTTAGGGGATAATTTTGGTTTAAATTCCATTTTAGGCTTTGTTGAGAGTTTTTCAGCTAATTTTTACTGTCGGATATGTAGGTCCCCCAAACAAGAACTTCAACGAATGTGTCGTCAATCAAATCTTTCACTTAGAAATGCAATTAATTATGAGTCTGATGTTcaacttaaaaatgtacataaaactgGTGTTCATGAACAATGTATCTTTCATAAAATTCAGCACTTTCATGTTACTGAAAATTTAGTTTGTGATTGCATGCATGACATCCCGGAAGGTGTGGCACGTTATGATATGGCACTAATTATTTCAGGTCTCATTGAGCAGGGTTATTTTACACTAAATGAGTTAAATAACcgaatatgtttatttaattatggcACTACAGAACGAAAAAATGTACCTCCATTAATCCGTGAGTCCAATATCaaaaaaggtaatataataatgtcagCTTCAGAAATGCTATGTTTAATTAGGTACTTTAGTCTGATGGTTGGTGAATTGGTACCTAGATCATCAGAGTATTGGAAACTTTACCTTCTTCTTCTTCAAATTACTAACTTATGCTGTGCTCGGAAAATACAAAAAGATAGTTCTTTTTTATTAGATTCCCTCGTTTCTGAAcataacaaattatacttatttttgtcTAAAAGTACTTTAAAACCTAAATTTCATATGCTCACTCACTATGGTCATATTTTGCGAAAAAATGGACCATTTACTTTAACATCTAGTTTGCGTTTTGAGGCTAAGCATAAAACTCTGAAAGCATTAGCAAATGCTATCCCTTGTCGAATAAATCTTGGTTACACTATCTCATATAAATTACAGTTGCAAATGGTCAATCGTCTACTTCTTGGGTACTAA